In the Phaseolus vulgaris cultivar G19833 chromosome 7, P. vulgaris v2.0, whole genome shotgun sequence genome, one interval contains:
- the LOC137829120 gene encoding uncharacterized protein: protein MDGSSNQQGSGAGIILEGPNGVLIEQALRFAFKASNNQAKYEALIAGMLLAKEKGAQSLLAKSDSQLVTGQVTGEYQEKDPQMAAYLRYVEMLKGAFATLELVHVLREQNARADLFAKMASSGKGGR from the coding sequence ATGGATGGGTCTTCCAACCAGCAGGGGAGTGGCGCTGGaataatcttggaggggcctaacggagtgttgatcgagcaagccctacgcttcgccttcaaagcaagCAATAACCAAGCGAAGTACGAGGCGCTGATTGCGGGGATGCTGTTGGCCAAAGAAAAGGGCGCTCAAAGCCTCTTGGCGAAGAGTGATTCCCAgttggtcacaggacaagtaacaggggAGTACCAGGAAAAGGATCCGCAGATGGCTGCGTACTTGAGGTACGTCGAAATGTTGAAGGGAGCCTTCGCTACGTtagagctggtgcatgtccttagagaacaaaatgccagagctgacctgttTGCCAAgatggccagctcaggcaaggggggaaggtaG